The DNA window CGCCTCTCGCTTCCGGGAGGGGAGTCGACGCCGGCGACTGAACGTAGCCGCCCGCGGTCGGTGCTCGACCGCGTTCCGATATCGGCGAATCCGGAACGAGCGGACGGGAGAGACCGGATCCGGGCGAGTTAACCACCGGGACCCCCGGGCTTTTGTATCCTCCCCGATCGTTAGTGATGTATGCCTCGCGAGATCGTCCCCGGCATCCACTGGATCTACGAGGCCGGGCCGGACCGCACGGAGTCGTGGGACCTCGCCGACCGGAACCCCGATTGGTACGAGCCCGGACGGGAGGCGTACGTCCCGCAGTGTGCGTACCTCGTCGACGGCGGCGAGGAGACGCTGCTCTTCGACACGCTGTCGCCGGCGAGCACCGAGGAGATACTGACCGCGATCGACGAGCTGGTGGGCGAGCGCGGGCTCGACTACCTCGCCGTCTCGCACCCGGACGTGCCCCACGCGGGGAACACGCTCGCGATCCTCGAGGAGCACCCGGAGACGACGCTCGTCGCGCCCGGCTACGGCAACGACCACGAGCTGTACCACCTCGACGACGGGATCCACGTCACCGAGGGCGACGAGATCGACCTGGGCGACCGGGTCGTCGAGTTCCACGAGGCGACGTTCCTCGACGCGCCCGTCTCCGTGTGGATGACCGAACGGGAGACGGAGACGCTGTTCCCGGTCGACTGGATGGGCTTCATCCACCTCGACGAGGAGAAGCTGGCCTTCGTCGACGAGCTGGACGGCGAGTTCGACCCCAGCCGCCTCGTCGAGTTCCACGGTCGGGTGTTGTTCTGGTACCAGTACATTGACGTCGAGAAGACCAACGCCGAGATCGACAGGCTCGTCGAGAAGTTCGACCCCGAGATCGTCGCGCCCGCACACGGGCTCGTGATACGCGAGGACGCCACCGACTACATGGAGACAATGAAGGACGTGACCCGCACCATCGACGGACAGGAGCGGATCGGGACGCTCGGGTGACCCATGAGGGGAACACACACTGCGGGTGGGCCGATGACCGGAACGCGCGCGCTCGGGGTGGATCCATGACCGTCCCCGTCACGCCGACCGTCGAGTGGATCAACCAGTGTTACGACCACGAGGGGCGACACGAACACGTCTCGCTGTACCTGCTCCGCGCGCCGGAGGGAACGGTGCTCGTCGACTCCGGCTCCTTCTACCACCGCGAGGAGATCACCGCCGCGGTCGAGGAGGCGACCGGCGGCGACGGTCCCGACGCGATCGTGCTCTCGCACTCCGATTACCCCCACGCGGCGAACGTCTCGCCGCTGGGCGGGGACACCGAGGACGTCGAGCTCGTCGCCTCGTCGGCGTCGCCGGCCCAGCAGGGGCTCCCGGACGCCCGGAAGTGCGACATCGGCGGCTCGCTCACGATCCAGGGCCGGGAGTTCAGCTTCATCGACCCGCCGTTAGCGGATCGATCACACACGACGTGGATCTACGACCACGGCGACGGGGTGTTGTTCACGGCCGACGGCTTCGGGAACTACCACGACCCCGGCCAGTGTGAGTACCTCTCGGGGGACTTCGCGGACGCCACGCCCGCCGAGGCCGTCTACGAGTACCACCGCGACAACTTGGTGTGGCTGCGCTACGTCGCGCCCGAGAAGGTCGAGCGCACGCTCGACGACATCTTCGCCGAGTTCGACGTGCGCGCCGTCGCGCCGATCCACGGCAACCCGATCGAGGCCGCGGACCTGGACGTCTACCGCGACAGACTCGGCGACGCGATGTGCCGGATCGCGGACGAGTACGCCGTCGCGTGATCACCGGATCCCGGCCGCCTCGGCGCGCTCGACCAGCGTCCGGGCGCGCTCGACCAGCGGCGGGTCGATCATCTGCCCGTCGACGGTGAACGCGCCCGCGCCCTCCTCGCTCGCGCGCTCCTGCCCGGCGAGCACCTTCTCCGCCCACTCAAGCTCCTCCTCGTCCGGAGTGAACGCCCCGTGTATCACCGGGATCTGGTCGGGGTGGATGGCGAGCTTCCCGTCGAAGCCGAGTTCGACGACGAACTCGGCCTGCTCGCGGAGCCCGTCGAGGTCCCGGATGTCGGTGTAGACGGTGTCGAACGCGTCGACGCCGGCCGCGGCCGCCGCGACGACGATCCGCTCGCGCGCGTACAGCGACTCGGTCTTGTCGTCTGTCACCGTCGCGCCGACGTCGGCGGTGAAGTCCTGGTCGCCGAACGCCACCGCGTCGACGCCGCCGGCCGCCGCGATCTCCTCGGCGGCGACGACGCCCTTCGCCGTCTCGATCAGCGGGACGACGCCGACCGGCTCGCGCGCGAGTGCGCCGAGATCCTCGACTAACGCGTCGACGGTCCCGGGCGACTCGACCTTCGGGAGGAGGACGCTCTCGGGCGGGGAGTCGACCTCGCCGACGACGCTCTCGACGTCCTCCGGGCCGGTCCGGTCGTAGGGGTTGACCCGGATGGCGACGCCCGGGGTCGGGTCGTCGAGCGCGTCGAGCGTCTCCCGGACGGTCTCGCGGGCCCCGGCCTTCTCGTCGGGGGCGACGGCGTCCTCAAGATCGAATATCACCGCGTCCGCGTCGGTCTCGACGGCCTTCTCCATCATCTCCCGGTCGTCGCCCGGACAGTACAGAAGCGATCGACGGACCATGCGGGCCACACGGTCCCGCTCGTGGAAAAACCAGGGGCCGAGGCGGGGTCCCGGCTCGGATCGACCGGAACGGCTTTCCTCGGGCGCTCGGACGGAGTGGACATGCCCGACGCGAACGACCGGAAGCGCTCCGCGGCGTCGCACTTCGGCGAGCACGCCGCCGCATACCTCGACAGCGACGTCCACCGCGCCGGCGGGGATCTGGACCGGCTCGCCGGCTGGTGCGCGTCGGCGGAGCGCGGGATCGACGTCGCCACCGGCGCGGGCCACGCCGCGGGCGCGCTCCTCGACGCCGGCGTCGACCGGGTCGTCGCGACCGACGCCGCGCCCGCCATGGTCGCCACGGCGACGACGGCGTTTCCCGGTCTCGAGGGTGCGGTCTGTGACGCCGAGCGGCTCCCGTTCGCGGACGCGAGCTTCGACGCGGCGACCTGTCGCATCGCTGCCCACCACTTCCCGGACCCCGCCGCGTTCGTCGGCGAGGTCGCGCGCGTCCTCGAGCCGGGCGGGACGTTCGCCTTCGAGGACAACGTCGCGCCCGCGGACGACGCGCTCGACGAGTTCCTCAACCGGATCGAGCGGCTCCGCGACCCGACGCACGTCCGGTCACACCGCGTCGCCGACTGGACCGAGTGGCTCGAGGCCGCCGGCTTCGACGTCGAGGCCACCCGCGTCGTGACGAAGCGGCTCGAGTACGACGAGTGGATCGCGAACGTCGACGCGCCGGCCGAGCGCCGCGATCGGGTCGCAGCCGCCTTCGAGGCGGCACCGTCCGGGGCCGCGGAGACGTTCGATCTGACCCGCGGGGACGGGACGATCGAGTCGTTCGTCAACCACAAGCTGCTGGTGCGGGCGACCAAGTGACCGGACGGGGGCGGACCGAGCCGACGTGAGTCGATGCGGGCCGACGCGGACCGACCCACCCCCGCGTCGCTCAGTCGTCGTCCGCCGTCTCGCCGATCCGCGCCGGCTCGCCGATCGTCGACTCCTCGGTCGGGTGGAAACACGCCGCCGCGTGGCCGGGCTCGGTCCAGGCGTCGAGCTCCGGCTCCTCCTCGCGGCAGCGCTCCGTCGCCTTCGGGCACCGCGGCGCGAACCGACACCCTCCCGCCGGCCCCTCCGGGTCGGCCGGCTCCCCCGAGAGGGCGACCCGCTCCCGGTCGCCCCGCGGGTCCGTCTCCGGGACGGCCGCGAGCAACGCCTCCGTGTACGGGTGTTTCGGGTCGGTCACGATCCGCTCCGTCGACCCCGTCTCCACGAACCGCCCGAGGTACATGATCGAGATCCGGTCGGCGATCTGCGTGAGGCTCGCCAGGTCGTGGGAGATGTACAACACGCCGATCCCCTCGGTGTTGGCCAGCGACCGGAGGAGGTTGAGCACCTCCGCCTGGAGCGACACGTCGAGCATCGACGCCGGCTCGTCGCAGATGAGGAACTCGGGGTCGATGACGAGCGCCCGCGCGATCGCGACCCGCTGGCGCTGGCCGCCGGAGAGCTCGTTCGGGTACTTGTCGAGGTAGCGCTCGGCGGGGGCCAACCCGACCCGTTCGAGCGTCTCCCGGACGGCGGCGTCGCGCTCGTCGAGCCGGTAGCCGTGGATCGTGAGCGGCTCCTTCACCAGCGTCTCGACCGTGAGCCGCGGATTCAGCGACTCGTAGGGGTTCTGAAAGACGATCTGGAGGTCCTTTCTGAGCGACCGGAGGTTCCCGTCCAGATAGTGTTCGTGCGACCGGCCGTCGAAGGCAAAGCCGCCGGAGGTGGGCTCCTCGAGCAGCGCGAGCGTCTGCCCGAGCGTGGACTTCCCGCAGCCGGACTCGCCGACGACGCCCAGTATCTCGCCGCGCGCGACCGAGAGGGAGACGCCGTCGACGGCCCGCACGTGCGAGTCGCCGCCGTCGAGCACCTCCCGGAGGATCTCGCCGCGCCGCTCGTACCAGCGGCTGAGACTGTTCGTGAACCCCGTCACCGTCGGCGAGACGCCGTCGATGCGGAGACGGCCGAGGAGCGACTCCGATCGCTCGTACCACGTACACAGCTCCTCGACCTCGAGGACGACGTCGTCCGAGACGGAGCGTGACCCCTCCGCGCCGCCGCCCCACGTCTCGGCGGCCTCGGCCTCCCGTCGCATCCGGGTCGCTCGGTCCGCGTTGTGACACGCGACGTCCTGGTTCCGGTAGGGAAGCTCCTCGAGCTCGGGCGTCGTCGTCGCGCACTCCTCGCTCGCGAACGGGCAGCGGGGTTCGAAGACGCAGCCCGTCGGCTTCTCGTCCAGTTGCGGCGGCTTCCCCGGGACCGACACCAGCCCGTCCGCGTCGTCGTCCAACGCCGGAAACGCGTTCTTCAACCCCATCGTGTAGGGGTTCGACGGATTGAGAAGCAGGTTGTCCACGCACCCCCGTTCCATCACCGTCCCGCCGTACAAAACCGACATCTCGTCGCAGGTCTCCGCGATGACGCTCAGGTCGTGGGTGATGAGAAGCAGGG is part of the Halorubrum aethiopicum genome and encodes:
- a CDS encoding class I SAM-dependent methyltransferase, producing MPDANDRKRSAASHFGEHAAAYLDSDVHRAGGDLDRLAGWCASAERGIDVATGAGHAAGALLDAGVDRVVATDAAPAMVATATTAFPGLEGAVCDAERLPFADASFDAATCRIAAHHFPDPAAFVGEVARVLEPGGTFAFEDNVAPADDALDEFLNRIERLRDPTHVRSHRVADWTEWLEAAGFDVEATRVVTKRLEYDEWIANVDAPAERRDRVAAAFEAAPSGAAETFDLTRGDGTIESFVNHKLLVRATK
- a CDS encoding HpcH/HpaI aldolase/citrate lyase family protein, coding for MVRRSLLYCPGDDREMMEKAVETDADAVIFDLEDAVAPDEKAGARETVRETLDALDDPTPGVAIRVNPYDRTGPEDVESVVGEVDSPPESVLLPKVESPGTVDALVEDLGALAREPVGVVPLIETAKGVVAAEEIAAAGGVDAVAFGDQDFTADVGATVTDDKTESLYARERIVVAAAAAGVDAFDTVYTDIRDLDGLREQAEFVVELGFDGKLAIHPDQIPVIHGAFTPDEEELEWAEKVLAGQERASEEGAGAFTVDGQMIDPPLVERARTLVERAEAAGIR
- a CDS encoding MBL fold metallo-hydrolase, with product MTVPVTPTVEWINQCYDHEGRHEHVSLYLLRAPEGTVLVDSGSFYHREEITAAVEEATGGDGPDAIVLSHSDYPHAANVSPLGGDTEDVELVASSASPAQQGLPDARKCDIGGSLTIQGREFSFIDPPLADRSHTTWIYDHGDGVLFTADGFGNYHDPGQCEYLSGDFADATPAEAVYEYHRDNLVWLRYVAPEKVERTLDDIFAEFDVRAVAPIHGNPIEAADLDVYRDRLGDAMCRIADEYAVA
- a CDS encoding MBL fold metallo-hydrolase; this encodes MPREIVPGIHWIYEAGPDRTESWDLADRNPDWYEPGREAYVPQCAYLVDGGEETLLFDTLSPASTEEILTAIDELVGERGLDYLAVSHPDVPHAGNTLAILEEHPETTLVAPGYGNDHELYHLDDGIHVTEGDEIDLGDRVVEFHEATFLDAPVSVWMTERETETLFPVDWMGFIHLDEEKLAFVDELDGEFDPSRLVEFHGRVLFWYQYIDVEKTNAEIDRLVEKFDPEIVAPAHGLVIREDATDYMETMKDVTRTIDGQERIGTLG
- a CDS encoding dipeptide ABC transporter ATP-binding protein; translation: MTLLDVDDLSVRYDARDGELHSVNGVSFTIEDGVNYALSGESASGKSTTAKAILGLLPDHAEIESGEIEFEGRDLRALTPSERQDLLWEEIAFIPQTAIDALDPVLSVGAQIRQAIQTHREVSERKARRRARELFETVGLDPDRVGDYPHQFSDGMRQRVVIAMALALDPKLVIADEPTTGLDVIVQDKIIDNILQIQEETDSSLLLITHDLSVIAETCDEMSVLYGGTVMERGCVDNLLLNPSNPYTMGLKNAFPALDDDADGLVSVPGKPPQLDEKPTGCVFEPRCPFASEECATTTPELEELPYRNQDVACHNADRATRMRREAEAAETWGGGAEGSRSVSDDVVLEVEELCTWYERSESLLGRLRIDGVSPTVTGFTNSLSRWYERRGEILREVLDGGDSHVRAVDGVSLSVARGEILGVVGESGCGKSTLGQTLALLEEPTSGGFAFDGRSHEHYLDGNLRSLRKDLQIVFQNPYESLNPRLTVETLVKEPLTIHGYRLDERDAAVRETLERVGLAPAERYLDKYPNELSGGQRQRVAIARALVIDPEFLICDEPASMLDVSLQAEVLNLLRSLANTEGIGVLYISHDLASLTQIADRISIMYLGRFVETGSTERIVTDPKHPYTEALLAAVPETDPRGDRERVALSGEPADPEGPAGGCRFAPRCPKATERCREEEPELDAWTEPGHAAACFHPTEESTIGEPARIGETADDD